The following nucleotide sequence is from Apium graveolens cultivar Ventura chromosome 4, ASM990537v1, whole genome shotgun sequence.
AAAAAAATTCATCTCCAATAGTACACTCCcagtaaaaaaatattttatttacgtttcaacaaattttaaatattatcCTCTAGCTTCAATTTAGCCAAACAATTAGAATTAATAATATAGCGTGGCATGGACAAAAATAGGAAGTAACTTATTGTAATTCCATTTTGAAAATATAATTTCTGTTGTAAAATACTAGCTATAACAATATTATATCGAACCTCTGTAAAAGTAAATATAGCAGAAAGGGAGAAAGAGAGCAGACTAAAGAGATGAAAGTTGTTTGTGTGTGTTTTTCTTCATCACAAACAAAGCTATTTATAGTCAAAACAAGAGACAAGCAAATTAAATGCAATGTGAAGATTTCCAAGTCTAAGCCTAGCCTTACTATTTAATCTTTGACAATAACAATCAATTTACAACACTCCCCTTTGATTGTTATTTTAGAATGGATCATAgactgcctcgttaaaaccttgtcAAAGAAAAACCCAATGGGATAAAAACTTTGgcgaaggaaaaagagtacaatcTCCCCTTGGAAAAACTAATCATTCTCCAAAATTTTGTTATAACAAATCCTTGAATCGACACATTCCAATGTTATGTCGTAATTTCCCAAATGTTGAATTCGGTAATGATTTCGTGAATAAATCAGCAAGGTTGTCACATGATCGAATTTATTGTATATCAATTTCACCATTCTTTTGAAGCTCATGAGTGTAGAAAAATTTTGGTGAAATGTGTTTCGTCCTGTCTcctttgatatatccttccttGAGTTGATCAATGCATGCGGTGTTATCTTCAAACATAATGGTAGGACTTCTAGTGATGTCTGATAATCCACATGATTCCTAAATATTCTTGATAATAGATCGCAACCAAACACATTCTCTACTGGCTTTATGAATTACAATGAGTTCTGAGTGATTTGTTGAGGTTGCCACTGTAGTTTGCTTCGTAGATTTCCAGGAAATGGCTGTACCgcaatatataaacacatatcCAGTTTGTGATTTATTAAAATGAGGATCTAACAAATATCCAGCGTCTGCATATCCAATTAACTGAGATGTCGAGTTTTTCGGGAAGAATAATCCAAAGTCTGTTGTTCCACGAAGATAACGGAATATATGTTTGATCTCATTCCAATGTCTGTCCATCGGAGCAGAGCTAAATCTAGCCAATAAATTCACAGCAAATGCAATATCTGGCCTTGTATTATTTGCAAGATACATAAGCGCACCAATCGCGCCTAGATATGGGATTTCAGGACCAAGAacatcttcatcatcttctcgTGGTCGAAATGGATCTTTATCAGGCTCTAAAGATCTAACCACCATTGGAGTAGTCAATGGATGAGATTTTTCCATGTAAAATATGTTCAAAACCTTTTCTATATATGTGGTTTGGTGGAGGAAAATTCCTGTTGACAAGTGCTCGACTTGTATCCCA
It contains:
- the LOC141719218 gene encoding secreted RxLR effector protein 161-like, with the protein product MGTSTEVNDAVIYLKTEFEMKDLGKTKDCLGIQVEHLSTGIFLHQTTYIEKVLNIFYMEKSHPLTTPMVVRSLEPDKDPFRPREDDEDVLGPEIPYLGAIGALMYLANNTRPDIAFAVNLLARFSSAPMDRHWNEIKHIFRYLRGTTDFGLFFPKNSTSQLIGYADAGYLLDPHFNKSQTGYVFIYCGTAISWKSTKQTTVATSTNHSELIVIHKASRECVWLRSIIKNI